The proteins below are encoded in one region of Gambusia affinis linkage group LG07, SWU_Gaff_1.0, whole genome shotgun sequence:
- the tgm2b gene encoding protein-glutamine gamma-glutamyltransferase 2, giving the protein MAHALDIERWNLECLFNNTDHRTDLNGVDRLIVRRGQPFTISLYLRSGSYQPGISSLDCVAETGPQPSEQYGTKARFGLSSSMDTSTWSATITSPPGEMVALSICSSPEAPIGRYTLTLGQSEKIEFILLFNPWCPADAVYMDNEQNLAEYVLSQDGIIFRGSSKYTIPTPWNFGQFESGILDICLRILDMNPKCLRNPGKDYSGRRNPIYVTRVLSAMVNCNDDKGVLLGKWSDGYEGGVSPLVWRGSVEILRNWDTQSCQPVRYGQCWVFAAVACSVSRALGIPCRVITNYLSAHDTNSNLVIDRYVNENGELIQSRDMIWNYHCWVESWMTRPDLKPDFDGWQASDPTPQEKSEGVYCCGPIPLRAIKEGELAFKYDAPFVFAEVNADVVTLMKKKDGSTSKVTTNGMVGQKISTKSVGSDRREDITHLYKYPEGSDEERETFKKADHLNKLLQENPDPGLHVTIKVTSDLRKGCDFDVFAVVTNNTEEEKKCRLVFGSCAVSYNGVLGGNCGFKDLLNVQLPPGAERRVPLRLNYSKYGDQITEDNLIRLAALLHNYSTGEAKLAMRNIVLDNPEIKVRILGEPKENRKLAAEISLQNPLPEPLDNCCFSIEGANLTGGNIISERLGCTVGPGEDAKVKIYFTPTHSGLRKLVVDFDSNKLCHVKGYRNVIIGK; this is encoded by the exons ATGGCGCACG cTCTGGACATTGAACGCTGGAATCTGGAGTGCTTGTTCAACAACACGGACCATCGCACTGACCTCAACGGAGTGGACCGACTCATCGTCCGGAGAGGCCAGCCGTTCACCATCAGTCTGTATCTTCGGTCTGGGAGCTACCAGCCTGGCATCAGCTCTCTTGACTGCGTCGCAGAAACAG GTCCTCAGCCCTCTGAGCAGTATGGCACCAAGGCCCGTTTTGGTCTCTCTTCTAGCATGGACACTTCCACCTGGAGTGCTACGATAACCAGCCCCCCTGGGGAGATGGTGGCCCTGTCTATCTGCTCTTCTCCCGAAGCTCCGATTGGCCGCTACACCCTGACCCTGGGCCAATCAGAGAAGATTGAGTTCATTCTTCTGTTTAATCCCTGGTGTCCAG CGGATGCAGTGTATATGGACAACGAGCAGAATCTGGCGGAGTATGTGCTCTCTCAGGATGGGATCATCTTTCGAGGCAGCAGCAAATACACCATACCCACTCCTTGGAACTTTGGCCAG TTCGAAAGTGGAATCCTGGATATTTGTCTGAGGATTCTGGATATGAATCCCAAATGTTTACGAAATCCTGGAAAAGACTACTCAGGGAGAAGAAACCCCATCTACGTAACCCGAGTGCTAAGTGCCATG GTGAATTGCAATGATGATAAAGGAGTCTTACTGGGAAAATGGTCAGATGGATATGAGGGAGGCGTCAGTCCCTTGGTTTGGCGTGGCAGTGTGGAGATTCTGCGAAATTGGGACACGCAGTCCTGTCAGCCTGTTCGTTACGGACAATGCTGGGTGTTTGCTGCCGTGGCCTGCTCTG tttccagAGCGTTGGGCATTCCTTGCCGAGTCATAACCAACTATTTGTCTGCCCACGACACCAATAGCAACCTGGTGATTGACCGTTACGTCAATGAAAATGGGGAACTCATTCAATCCAGAGACATGATCTG GAATTATCACTGCTGGGTGGAAAGCTGGATGACCAGACCTGACCTCAAGCCTGATTTTGACGGGTGGCAGGCTAGTGACCCCACTCCCCAGGAGAAGAGTGAAG GAGTGTATTGCTGCGGCCCCATCCCTCTCAGGGCCATTAAGGAGGGAGAGCTTGCGTTCAAGTATGACGCCCCGTTTGTTTTCGCTGAAGTCAATGCCGATGTTGTCACATTGATGAAGAAAAAGGACGGCAGCACTTCAAAGGTTACCACAAATGGAATGGTGGGCCAGAAGATCAGCACCAAGAGCGTTGGCAGTGACAGGAGAGAAGACATCACTCACCTCTACAAGTACCCTGAAG GATCTGATGAAGAGCGCGAAACATTCAAGAAAGCCGATCACCTAAACAAGCTTCTCCAAGAGAACCCAGACCCGGGTCTTCACGTTACCATCAAAGTTACATCTGACCTGAGGAAGGGCTGCGACTTTGACGTGTTTGCTGTTGTCACTAACAACAccgaagaagagaagaaatgtcGCCTGGTGTTTGGGTCCTGCGCCGTGTCCTACAACGGAGTTTTGGGGGGGAATTGTGGTTTTAAGGACCTGCTCAATGTTCAGCTCCCACCAGGTGCAG AGAGGCGAGTTCCACTAAGGCTGAATTACTCAAAGTATGGGGACCAAATCACAGAGGACAACTTAATTCGCCTGGCAGCTCTACTGCATAACTACTCCACAGGAGAGGCCAAACTGGCAATGAGAAACATCGTACTGGACAATCCTGAAATCAAAGTCAGA ATCCTGGGTGAACCAAAGGAGAACCGGAAGCTGGCTGCAGAGATCAGCCTCCAGAACCCTCTGCCAGAGCCGCTGGACAACTGCTGCTTCAGCATTGAGGGGGCCAACCTCACTGGAGGAAACATCATCTCCGAGAG GTTGGGCTGCACGGTGGGACCAGGGGAAGACGCCAAAGTTAAAATCTACTTCACTCCGACCCATTCTGGCTTGAGAAAACTGGTCGTCGACTTTGATAGCAACAAGTTGTGCCATGTCAAGGGCTACAGGAATGTCATTATTGGAAAATAA